CTTCGCGCTGTTCATCGTCGCGTGCGGATCGACCCATCTGCTCGAAGTGATTACGACGTGGATTCCGGTGTTCTGGGTGGACGCCGGAACGAACATCGTCACCGCGGCGCTCTCCGCGTATGTCGCGGTCATGCTGATCCGGCGCGCCTCTACGATCGGCTTCGCGATCAACGATTATTCCGGACGACTGGCCAACGTGGAGCACGAGAAGAGCCTTATCCGCGACCAGCTTATTTCGGCGCGGAAGATGGAAGACTGGAGCCGGATGTCGGCGGTCATCTCGCACGAGATCTCGAATCCGCTGGAGTCGATCCAGAACGTTCTGTATCTGATCCAGACGAACCCCGACAGCTCCAACGAGGCGGTTCGCCTTGCGAGTATCGCTGGGGACGAGGTCCAGCGGGTGATTACGATCTCCCGGTCGACGCTGTCCTTTCATCGCGAGTCGACGAAGCCGGAGCTGGTGGACCTTCGCTCAGTCTGCGAGTCGGTGCGCTTCCTGCTGACGTCGGCGATTGCGAAGAGGGAGATTCGATTCGAGATCTTCAGCGAAGGAGATGCGCATGTGGAGGCGTATCCCGGCGAGACGCGGCAGGTCGTGCTGAACCTTGCCCGAAACGCCTGCGAAGCCATCACCGAGAATGGCCGCAAAGTCACGCTCAATCTGCGGCCGCTGCGCAATGGTGTCGAGCTCCAGGTGACCGATCAGGGGACAGGGATTCCGGCGGATGTGAGGCCGAGACTGTTCGAGTTTGGGAAAAGCAGCAAGGGCGATGAGGGGAACGGGATGGGTCTGTGGACGGTGAAGCAGATCATCGAGAAACACGGCGGAGAGGTCCAGGTCGATTCGAGCTATCAGGGCGGAACGCGCTTCATCGTGTGGTGGCCCAGGAGCTATTCGCCGGCGCAGCCGCAGCAGGTGCTGACGGCCTCGCGATAGCGCAAGAGGCCATTTCGCGGACATCCTGCTTTTGATCTACTTCATTAGTTTTGACAATTATCTAATTCGTGCTATGTTTCATCAAAGGAGGTTCGCCGTGGCAGATTATGGTTCAACGGACAGGGTAAGGCGCTACGCAGCAGAGCAATTCATCTTTCCCGCTCGTAAGCGCGGAGAGGCGACCGTCACCATCCATTCGGGAAGGTTTGGGAAGA
This genomic window from Granulicella sibirica contains:
- a CDS encoding sensor histidine kinase; amino-acid sequence: MLEQIPLMPHAVCWAAAPRLIWTMVVTNFITFLSYLTICGTLLYLVSRTRRVIARDWAYFVVGFALFIVACGSTHLLEVITTWIPVFWVDAGTNIVTAALSAYVAVMLIRRASTIGFAINDYSGRLANVEHEKSLIRDQLISARKMEDWSRMSAVISHEISNPLESIQNVLYLIQTNPDSSNEAVRLASIAGDEVQRVITISRSTLSFHRESTKPELVDLRSVCESVRFLLTSAIAKREIRFEIFSEGDAHVEAYPGETRQVVLNLARNACEAITENGRKVTLNLRPLRNGVELQVTDQGTGIPADVRPRLFEFGKSSKGDEGNGMGLWTVKQIIEKHGGEVQVDSSYQGGTRFIVWWPRSYSPAQPQQVLTASR